One stretch of Danio rerio strain Tuebingen ecotype United States chromosome 6, GRCz12tu, whole genome shotgun sequence DNA includes these proteins:
- the mtx2 gene encoding metaxin-2 codes for MSLAAEAFVSQIAAAEPWPENAALYQPLKEDQILLSDSASSLAVQTFLRMCGLPVQVSCRANAEYMSPSGKVPFIQVGNQVVSELGPIVQFTKAKGHSLSDGLDDVQRAEMKAYMELVNNMLLTAELYIQWCDDFTATEISRPRYSSPYSWPLNHILAYQKQWEVRRKMNAIGWSGKSLEQVYEDVSQCCQALSQRLGTQPYFFNKQPTELDALVFGHLFTILTTQLTSDELVEKVKSYSNLLSFCHRIEQAYFKEQEREGQSGSSRHSKGSLP; via the exons ATGTCTCTCGCTGCAGAGGCTTTCGTCTCTCAGATTGCAG CTGCTGAGCCATGGcctgaaaacgctgctttatacCAACCTCTCAAAG agGATCAAATCTTGCTGTCAGATTCTGCGTCCTCTCTAGCTGTTCAG ACATTCCTGAGGATGTGCGGTCTGCCAGTGCAGGTGTCATGCCGTGCCAATGCTGAATACATGTCACCATCAG GGAAGGTTCCTTTCATCCAAGTTGGAAATCAGGTCGTGTCCGAATTGGGGCCGATTGTTCAGTTCACAAAGGCAAAG GGTCATTCTCTGAGTGACGGGCTGGATGATGTCCAGAGGGCAGAGATGAAGGCTTACATGGAGTTGGTCAATAACATGCTTCTGACCGCGGAG TTATACATCCAGTGGTGTGACGACTTTACTGCTACAGAG ATCTCCAGGCCTCGATACAGCAGCCCCTACTCTTGGCCCCTCAATCACATTCTGGCCTATCAGAAGCAGTGGGAGGTGCGCAGGAAGATGAACGCCATTGGATGGTCTGGAAAGAGCCTGGAGCAG GTGTATGAAGATGTGAGCCAGTGTTGTCAGGCCTTGTCACAGCGATTAGGAACACAGCCCTACTTTTTCAACAAACA GCCAACTGAACTAGATGCTCTGGTGTTTGGTCATCTTTTCACCATACTCACCACACAGCTGACCAGCGACGAGCTTGTCGAAAAGGTGAAATCCTACTCCAACCTGCTCTCTTTCTGCCATCGTATCGAACAGGCTTACTTTAAGGAGCAGGAGCGAGAAGGTCAGTCAGGCTCCTCACGCCATTCCAAAGGCTCTCTACCCTGA
- the nfe2l2b gene encoding nuclear factor erythroid 2-related factor 2b isoform X3, giving the protein MRERTRERDLKRERELERIMQRLQKLDEETGECLPSPSSVNSQKPQKLPSQKQGFGELASLPDLQYYLDVLESDSSSLPLEDIAEICQPNLPDPHPENSTDAFCCVSELTQAISDSLTCLPSDPVEVLETCIQTLSDSSNSMYSPSNAVYSPESELILPKSQINDSVLSEFCSELNTYTINADQLNMAPAQQTLSQFEERHVMLGFDDSASVGSVDLETSLYESLSNEQSDKDELESIQSDYTDLLSLSADAMMYETVTNAQEQTQKTRVRRGCRDEQRAQALSLPLSVHDIIHLPVEAFNEAISTCKLNHAQHTLIRDIRRRGKNKMAAQSCRKRKMDSLFGLEDEIEDLKRKKDQCMEEKERNARELCETKEKVGKLYNEVFRLLKDEHGNSYNPREYKLQLSTDGTVYLLPRNTAHKNKMSTGDLNVAV; this is encoded by the exons ATGAGAGAGAGAACAAGAGAAAGAGActtgaaaagagagagagagcttgaaAGGATAATGCAGAGGTTACAGAAACTAGACGAGGAAACTGGAGAGTGTTTGCCCAGCCCTTCATCTGTGAACTCTCAG AAGCCTCAGAAGCTTCCTTCTCAGAAGCAGGGTTTCGGTGAGCTGGCGTCGCTGCCAGATTTACAG TATTATCTGGATGTCTTGGAGTCTGACAGCTCAAGCTTGCCCCTAGAGGACATCGCTGAAATCTGCCAACCTAACCTCCCCGATCCACATCCAGAAAACTCAACAGATGCTTTCTGCTGCGTCAGTGAACTCACACAAGCCATATCAGACTCTTTAACATGCCTGCCCTCTGATCCAGTAGAAGTCCTGGAAACATGCATACAGACACTCTCGGACTCTAGTAACTCTATGTATTCCCCCTCAAATGCAGTCTACAGCCCTGAGAGCGAACTCATTTTACCGAAAAGCCAGATAAACGATTCGGTCCTCAGTGAGTTTTGCTCTGAGCTGAACACATACACCATTAATGCTGACCAATTAAACATGGCGCCTGCCCAACAGACTCTCTCACAATTCGAGGAGCGCCACGTTATGCTGGGTTTTGATGACTCGGCTTCTGTGGGCTCTGTAGATTTAGAGACTTCCCTCTATGAGTCCTTAAGTAATGAACAGTCGGACAAAGACGAGCTGGAGAGCATCCAATCAGATTACACTGATCTGCTATCGTTGTCCGCAGACGCAATGATGTATGAAACTGTTACAAATGCACAAGAACAAACGCAAAAGACTAGAGTTCGCCGCGGGTGTCGTGACGAACAGCGAGCCCAAGCGTTGAGTTTGCCTTTAAGTGTGCATGACATCATTCACCTGCCTGTGGAAGCGTTCAATGAAGCTATTAGCACATGTAAACTCAACCACGCTCAACACACACTTATCAGAGATATTCGGAGGCGGGGTAAAAATAAGATGGCCGCCCAAAGCTGCCGCAAGCGGAAGATGGATAGTCTCTTCGGGCTCGAAGACGAAATCGAGGACCTGAAGAGGAAGAAAGATCAATGCATGGAAGAGAAAGAGAGGAACGCTAGAGAACTTTGTGAGACGAAAGAGAAGGTGGGGAAACTTTACAACGAGGTGTTCAGACTGTTGAAAGACGAGCATGGGAACTCGTACAATCCCAGAGAGTACAAACTACAGCTTAGCACTGACGGCACGGTTTACCTGCTGCCTCGTAACACAGCTCACAAGAACAAGATGTCAACAGGGGATTTAAATGTTGCTGTATAA
- the nfe2l2b gene encoding nuclear factor erythroid 2-related factor 2b isoform X2: MRERTRERDLKRERELERIMQRLQKLDEETGECLPSPSSVNSQAVPFSEMLPSTMSIQSSPVTQNPLLSALLFSQKPQKLPSQKQGFGELASLPDLQYYLDVLESDSSSLPLEDIAEICQPNLPDPHPENSTDAFCCVSELTQAISDSLTCLPSDPVEVLETCIQTLSDSSNSMYSPSNAVYSPESELILPKSQINDSVLSEFCSELNTYTINADQLNMAPAQQTLSQFEERHVMLGFDDSASVGSVDLETSLYESLSNEQSDKDELESIQSDYTDLLSLSADAMMYETVTNAQEQTQKTRVRRGCRDEQRAQALSLPLSVHDIIHLPVEAFNEAISTCKLNHAQHTLIRDIRRRGKNKMAAQSCRKRKMDSLFGLEDEIEDLKRKKDQCMEEKERNARELCETKEKVGKLYNEVFRLLKDEHGNSYNPREYKLQLSTDGTVYLLPRNTAHKNKMSTGDLNVAV; the protein is encoded by the exons ATGAGAGAGAGAACAAGAGAAAGAGActtgaaaagagagagagagcttgaaAGGATAATGCAGAGGTTACAGAAACTAGACGAGGAAACTGGAGAGTGTTTGCCCAGCCCTTCATCTGTGAACTCTCAG GCTGTGCCTTTCTCAGAAATGTTACCCTCTACGATGTCGATTCAGTCTTCACCTGTTACCCAGAATCCCTTGTTGTCTGCCCTGCTGTTTTCTCAGAAGCCTCAGAAGCTTCCTTCTCAGAAGCAGGGTTTCGGTGAGCTGGCGTCGCTGCCAGATTTACAG TATTATCTGGATGTCTTGGAGTCTGACAGCTCAAGCTTGCCCCTAGAGGACATCGCTGAAATCTGCCAACCTAACCTCCCCGATCCACATCCAGAAAACTCAACAGATGCTTTCTGCTGCGTCAGTGAACTCACACAAGCCATATCAGACTCTTTAACATGCCTGCCCTCTGATCCAGTAGAAGTCCTGGAAACATGCATACAGACACTCTCGGACTCTAGTAACTCTATGTATTCCCCCTCAAATGCAGTCTACAGCCCTGAGAGCGAACTCATTTTACCGAAAAGCCAGATAAACGATTCGGTCCTCAGTGAGTTTTGCTCTGAGCTGAACACATACACCATTAATGCTGACCAATTAAACATGGCGCCTGCCCAACAGACTCTCTCACAATTCGAGGAGCGCCACGTTATGCTGGGTTTTGATGACTCGGCTTCTGTGGGCTCTGTAGATTTAGAGACTTCCCTCTATGAGTCCTTAAGTAATGAACAGTCGGACAAAGACGAGCTGGAGAGCATCCAATCAGATTACACTGATCTGCTATCGTTGTCCGCAGACGCAATGATGTATGAAACTGTTACAAATGCACAAGAACAAACGCAAAAGACTAGAGTTCGCCGCGGGTGTCGTGACGAACAGCGAGCCCAAGCGTTGAGTTTGCCTTTAAGTGTGCATGACATCATTCACCTGCCTGTGGAAGCGTTCAATGAAGCTATTAGCACATGTAAACTCAACCACGCTCAACACACACTTATCAGAGATATTCGGAGGCGGGGTAAAAATAAGATGGCCGCCCAAAGCTGCCGCAAGCGGAAGATGGATAGTCTCTTCGGGCTCGAAGACGAAATCGAGGACCTGAAGAGGAAGAAAGATCAATGCATGGAAGAGAAAGAGAGGAACGCTAGAGAACTTTGTGAGACGAAAGAGAAGGTGGGGAAACTTTACAACGAGGTGTTCAGACTGTTGAAAGACGAGCATGGGAACTCGTACAATCCCAGAGAGTACAAACTACAGCTTAGCACTGACGGCACGGTTTACCTGCTGCCTCGTAACACAGCTCACAAGAACAAGATGTCAACAGGGGATTTAAATGTTGCTGTATAA
- the nfe2l2b gene encoding nuclear factor erythroid 2-related factor 2b isoform X4, translating into MYSPSNAVYSPESELILPKSQINDSVLSEFCSELNTYTINADQLNMAPAQQTLSQFEERHVMLGFDDSASVGSVDLETSLYESLSNEQSDKDELESIQSDYTDLLSLSADAMMYETVTNAQEQTQKTRVRRGCRDEQRAQALSLPLSVHDIIHLPVEAFNEAISTCKLNHAQHTLIRDIRRRGKNKMAAQSCRKRKMDSLFGLEDEIEDLKRKKDQCMEEKERNARELCETKEKVGKLYNEVFRLLKDEHGNSYNPREYKLQLSTDGTVYLLPRNTAHKNKMSTGDLNVAV; encoded by the coding sequence ATGTATTCCCCCTCAAATGCAGTCTACAGCCCTGAGAGCGAACTCATTTTACCGAAAAGCCAGATAAACGATTCGGTCCTCAGTGAGTTTTGCTCTGAGCTGAACACATACACCATTAATGCTGACCAATTAAACATGGCGCCTGCCCAACAGACTCTCTCACAATTCGAGGAGCGCCACGTTATGCTGGGTTTTGATGACTCGGCTTCTGTGGGCTCTGTAGATTTAGAGACTTCCCTCTATGAGTCCTTAAGTAATGAACAGTCGGACAAAGACGAGCTGGAGAGCATCCAATCAGATTACACTGATCTGCTATCGTTGTCCGCAGACGCAATGATGTATGAAACTGTTACAAATGCACAAGAACAAACGCAAAAGACTAGAGTTCGCCGCGGGTGTCGTGACGAACAGCGAGCCCAAGCGTTGAGTTTGCCTTTAAGTGTGCATGACATCATTCACCTGCCTGTGGAAGCGTTCAATGAAGCTATTAGCACATGTAAACTCAACCACGCTCAACACACACTTATCAGAGATATTCGGAGGCGGGGTAAAAATAAGATGGCCGCCCAAAGCTGCCGCAAGCGGAAGATGGATAGTCTCTTCGGGCTCGAAGACGAAATCGAGGACCTGAAGAGGAAGAAAGATCAATGCATGGAAGAGAAAGAGAGGAACGCTAGAGAACTTTGTGAGACGAAAGAGAAGGTGGGGAAACTTTACAACGAGGTGTTCAGACTGTTGAAAGACGAGCATGGGAACTCGTACAATCCCAGAGAGTACAAACTACAGCTTAGCACTGACGGCACGGTTTACCTGCTGCCTCGTAACACAGCTCACAAGAACAAGATGTCAACAGGGGATTTAAATGTTGCTGTATAA
- the nfe2l2b gene encoding nuclear factor erythroid 2-related factor 2b isoform X1 encodes MDDLSAQFQHESAVIDILWRQDVDLGVEREIFDGCLRQREEETMRERTRERDLKRERELERIMQRLQKLDEETGECLPSPSSVNSQKPQKLPSQKQGFGELASLPDLQYYLDVLESDSSSLPLEDIAEICQPNLPDPHPENSTDAFCCVSELTQAISDSLTCLPSDPVEVLETCIQTLSDSSNSMYSPSNAVYSPESELILPKSQINDSVLSEFCSELNTYTINADQLNMAPAQQTLSQFEERHVMLGFDDSASVGSVDLETSLYESLSNEQSDKDELESIQSDYTDLLSLSADAMMYETVTNAQEQTQKTRVRRGCRDEQRAQALSLPLSVHDIIHLPVEAFNEAISTCKLNHAQHTLIRDIRRRGKNKMAAQSCRKRKMDSLFGLEDEIEDLKRKKDQCMEEKERNARELCETKEKVGKLYNEVFRLLKDEHGNSYNPREYKLQLSTDGTVYLLPRNTAHKNKMSTGDLNVAV; translated from the exons ATGGACGACCTTTCAGCTCAATTTCAACACGAGTCG GCTGTGATTGATATTTTATGGAGGCAGGATGTGGATTTGGGGGTGGAGCGCGAGATCTTTGATGGATGTCTCCGGCAGAGGGAGGAGGAGACCATGAGAGAGAGAACAAGAGAAAGAGActtgaaaagagagagagagcttgaaAGGATAATGCAGAGGTTACAGAAACTAGACGAGGAAACTGGAGAGTGTTTGCCCAGCCCTTCATCTGTGAACTCTCAG AAGCCTCAGAAGCTTCCTTCTCAGAAGCAGGGTTTCGGTGAGCTGGCGTCGCTGCCAGATTTACAG TATTATCTGGATGTCTTGGAGTCTGACAGCTCAAGCTTGCCCCTAGAGGACATCGCTGAAATCTGCCAACCTAACCTCCCCGATCCACATCCAGAAAACTCAACAGATGCTTTCTGCTGCGTCAGTGAACTCACACAAGCCATATCAGACTCTTTAACATGCCTGCCCTCTGATCCAGTAGAAGTCCTGGAAACATGCATACAGACACTCTCGGACTCTAGTAACTCTATGTATTCCCCCTCAAATGCAGTCTACAGCCCTGAGAGCGAACTCATTTTACCGAAAAGCCAGATAAACGATTCGGTCCTCAGTGAGTTTTGCTCTGAGCTGAACACATACACCATTAATGCTGACCAATTAAACATGGCGCCTGCCCAACAGACTCTCTCACAATTCGAGGAGCGCCACGTTATGCTGGGTTTTGATGACTCGGCTTCTGTGGGCTCTGTAGATTTAGAGACTTCCCTCTATGAGTCCTTAAGTAATGAACAGTCGGACAAAGACGAGCTGGAGAGCATCCAATCAGATTACACTGATCTGCTATCGTTGTCCGCAGACGCAATGATGTATGAAACTGTTACAAATGCACAAGAACAAACGCAAAAGACTAGAGTTCGCCGCGGGTGTCGTGACGAACAGCGAGCCCAAGCGTTGAGTTTGCCTTTAAGTGTGCATGACATCATTCACCTGCCTGTGGAAGCGTTCAATGAAGCTATTAGCACATGTAAACTCAACCACGCTCAACACACACTTATCAGAGATATTCGGAGGCGGGGTAAAAATAAGATGGCCGCCCAAAGCTGCCGCAAGCGGAAGATGGATAGTCTCTTCGGGCTCGAAGACGAAATCGAGGACCTGAAGAGGAAGAAAGATCAATGCATGGAAGAGAAAGAGAGGAACGCTAGAGAACTTTGTGAGACGAAAGAGAAGGTGGGGAAACTTTACAACGAGGTGTTCAGACTGTTGAAAGACGAGCATGGGAACTCGTACAATCCCAGAGAGTACAAACTACAGCTTAGCACTGACGGCACGGTTTACCTGCTGCCTCGTAACACAGCTCACAAGAACAAGATGTCAACAGGGGATTTAAATGTTGCTGTATAA
- the nfe2l2b gene encoding nuclear factor erythroid 2-related factor 2b (The RefSeq protein has 6 substitutions compared to this genomic sequence), with the protein MDDLSAQFQHESAVIDILWRQDVDLGVEREIFDGCLRQREEETMRERTRERDLKRERELERIMQRLQKLDEETGECLPSPSSVNSQAVPFSEMLPSTMSIQSSPVTQNPLLSALLFSQKPQKLPSQKQGFGELASLPDLQYYLDVLESESSSLPLEDIAEICQPNLPDPHPENSTDAFCCVSELTQAISDSLPCLPSDPVEVLETCIQTLSDSSNSMYSPSNAVYSPESELILPKTQINDSVLSEFCSELNTYTINADQLNMAPAQQTLSQFEERHVMLGFDDSASVGSVDLETSLYESLSNEQSDKDELESIQSDYTDLLSLSADAMMYETVTNAQEQTQKTRVRRGCRDEQRAQALSLPLSVHDIIHLPVEAFNEAISTCKLNHAQHTLIRDIRRRGKNKMAAQSCRKRKMDSLFGLEDEIEDLKRKKDQCMEEKERNARELCETKEKVRKLYNEVFRLLKDEHGNSYNPREYKLQLSTDGTVYLLPRNTALKNKMSSGDLNVAV; encoded by the exons ATGGACGACCTTTCAGCTCAATTTCAACACGAGTCG GCTGTGATTGATATTTTATGGAGGCAGGATGTGGATTTGGGGGTGGAGCGCGAGATCTTTGATGGATGTCTCCGGCAGAGGGAGGAGGAGACCATGAGAGAGAGAACAAGAGAAAGAGActtgaaaagagagagagagcttgaaAGGATAATGCAGAGGTTACAGAAACTAGACGAGGAAACTGGAGAGTGTTTGCCCAGCCCTTCATCTGTGAACTCTCAG GCTGTGCCTTTCTCAGAAATGTTACCCTCTACGATGTCGATTCAGTCTTCACCTGTTACCCAGAATCCCTTGTTGTCTGCCCTGCTGTTTTCTCAGAAGCCTCAGAAGCTTCCTTCTCAGAAGCAGGGTTTCGGTGAGCTGGCGTCGCTGCCAGATTTACAG TATTATCTGGATGTCTTGGAGTCTGACAGCTCAAGCTTGCCCCTAGAGGACATCGCTGAAATCTGCCAACCTAACCTCCCCGATCCACATCCAGAAAACTCAACAGATGCTTTCTGCTGCGTCAGTGAACTCACACAAGCCATATCAGACTCTTTAACATGCCTGCCCTCTGATCCAGTAGAAGTCCTGGAAACATGCATACAGACACTCTCGGACTCTAGTAACTCTATGTATTCCCCCTCAAATGCAGTCTACAGCCCTGAGAGCGAACTCATTTTACCGAAAAGCCAGATAAACGATTCGGTCCTCAGTGAGTTTTGCTCTGAGCTGAACACATACACCATTAATGCTGACCAATTAAACATGGCGCCTGCCCAACAGACTCTCTCACAATTCGAGGAGCGCCACGTTATGCTGGGTTTTGATGACTCGGCTTCTGTGGGCTCTGTAGATTTAGAGACTTCCCTCTATGAGTCCTTAAGTAATGAACAGTCGGACAAAGACGAGCTGGAGAGCATCCAATCAGATTACACTGATCTGCTATCGTTGTCCGCAGACGCAATGATGTATGAAACTGTTACAAATGCACAAGAACAAACGCAAAAGACTAGAGTTCGCCGCGGGTGTCGTGACGAACAGCGAGCCCAAGCGTTGAGTTTGCCTTTAAGTGTGCATGACATCATTCACCTGCCTGTGGAAGCGTTCAATGAAGCTATTAGCACATGTAAACTCAACCACGCTCAACACACACTTATCAGAGATATTCGGAGGCGGGGTAAAAATAAGATGGCCGCCCAAAGCTGCCGCAAGCGGAAGATGGATAGTCTCTTCGGGCTCGAAGACGAAATCGAGGACCTGAAGAGGAAGAAAGATCAATGCATGGAAGAGAAAGAGAGGAACGCTAGAGAACTTTGTGAGACGAAAGAGAAGGTGGGGAAACTTTACAACGAGGTGTTCAGACTGTTGAAAGACGAGCATGGGAACTCGTACAATCCCAGAGAGTACAAACTACAGCTTAGCACTGACGGCACGGTTTACCTGCTGCCTCGTAACACAGCTCACAAGAACAAGATGTCAACAGGGGATTTAAATGTTGCTGTATAA